In Lathyrus oleraceus cultivar Zhongwan6 chromosome 2, CAAS_Psat_ZW6_1.0, whole genome shotgun sequence, the DNA window TTTATCTTTGTTCATAAGAGATAATTGCACATGCATTGTGGTTATGGTGAGAATTTTAGCTTTTATGGAAGAGGAATGTTTCACAATAATCTACGACTATGATGATAGAGTATTATGCACACATATATTTCTAAAATTTACTTCCTGTATAACTGATTTGTTGTAATAGAATTTAGAATGTATTATTTGTTTTAAAAAGGTAGCGTATTTCTATCCACTGTTATATAGAAGAATGGTAACCCTTGGGAGTTGGGTAATTGATCTGATCATTAATTTTCAGAATTATTATCAAATTGCTTAACTACATATTACATTTGTGAAGTTATGCTCTACTCCGTGTGCATTATGTCTTTTTTTACAAGAATTATGTGTGCATTTGCCACTTCTGCATATATGTCTGAAATTGTTGAATGTTCTAAAATGCAGTTTCATTTTATTAGTCAAGAGTCCAGAGTTTTGGGTATAGGACTGAATTGTCCCTTGAATGCTATTATTTGATCAGTGTAGCTTTATTCTGACATCTATGTTGTTCAATTGACTTGTTCAGTTTTCCCTTTCAATTGCTGATCTTTTTaaatatcaaatataatttttatttgtGATAAAGGAGATACTGTTGACGTTGTGGTGCCTCCCTTGGCTGAATCCATCGAAGATGGGACTCTTGCAAAATTTCTGAAGAGTATGATAACCAACTCCTTGTATATGATTTATTTACTGTTACTTGTTATTTTTAGTGGTTATTGGTGATTGACTTCACATTGTTTTGATGTATGAGAGCAGGGCCTGGTGACAGGGTTGCTGTTGATGAACCAATTGCTCAAATTGAAACAGATAAGGTATCATGTTCATACAACATGCAAATGTTTGTGTGAAGGATTTGGATGGTTATATGTTAGTCTTTTTCCTAAGGAATAATTAATGCTGTTTTCCTACTCCTGTATTAGGTGACAATTGACGTTTCAAGTCCCGAGTCAGGTGTTATTTTGAAGGTACTGTTTACTAAGTCCTGAACATTTTTACTCCCACCCTTGATGTCAAAAGTTATTACTCCCTTCTTTCTTTATTCTTTTAAGTAAATTTGTTCATGTGATCCATTGAATGAATTGCAGCTTCTAGCCAATGAAGGTGACACTGTTGAGCCAGGTCACAAGATAGCAATCATATCAAGGTCTGCTGATGCTACTCATGTTGCGCCATCTGAGTCAGCACCTGAAAAACCTGCTCCCAAGCCAACTCCAAAGGCTAGTGAACCCGAGGAGAAGAAAGCTCCTAAAGTTGAAACTACTACGAAAGAGAAGCCTAAAGCACCTGCTCCTCAAAGCTCTCCATCTGAGCCACAACTTCCTCCTAAGGAAAGAGAAAGACGAGTGAGTCATTATTTATTTTGTGATTGTTATATCTACTGGCTTAGTTTTGCTTAGCAACTTTATTTTAATATCTTCCTTCACTATCAAAGGTTCCTATGACAAGGATTCGGAAACGGGTTGCTACACGGTTGAAGGATTCCCAAAACACATATGCTATGTTGACAACCTTCAATGAAGTTGATATGTAAGTTTCATTGACTGTGTCAAATTGTAGCGCAGAAGTTTTGAATATTGCCTCAAGCTTTAGGGTTTTTCATGTGTAAATATTCACTATTATGCATCATTTCATAATGCCTACTTTAAATTAGAATATTGGAAACTGTGGGCACGATTCTTGTGGTACAAACAGTCTAAATTTATTGTTACTACACTTGTAATAATTGCCTTATATTGAATTACCATTCATTCTCTCACCGACTGCTCTGCGTTTTATGATAGGTCTAATTTAATGAAACTCCGTGCTGATTATAAGGATGCTTTTGTTGAAAGGCATGGAGTCAAATTGGGACTTATGTCTGGATTTATCAAAGTATGCTTTCAAATTATGGAATTATAGAGTAAATGATCATTCTTTCTTTCCTATAAAAATATCTTCATGTGCTTACTTTGGTTTCTATGTTAGGCTGCTGTCAATGCACTTCAACATCAACCGATTATAAATGCCGTCATTGATGGGGATGATATTATATACAGAGATTATATTGATATCAGCATAGCTGTTGGAACTCCAAAGGTTTTTATGAATCACCTCTACTCATTTCTATGTTTTATTATGTAGAGCAATTCTTGTGTTTGGATTTCTTATACTTCTGATGAAACCTAGCCATGTCACGGGCCTATGTTGATTGATGTTGTCATGGCTGGTCTGCAAAATTTTAAGGGATGGATTGAAGGAGCTAATTAAGTATAGATTTtctcatttgcattttttgcTTGGCTATAAGTTATGTCATTAAATTTCAATTGCCTTTCCAGGGACTTGTTGTGCCAGTTATCCGGAATGCTGATACAATGAACTTTGCGGATATAGAAAAACAGATCAATACTTTTGCAAAGAAGGCTAATGCTGGAACTTTATCAATTGATGAGATGGCTGGAGGCACTCTAACAATATCAAATGGTGGTGTTTATGGCAGCCTTTTAAGTACACCTATTATCAACCCTCCTCAGGTTTGCATGTTCTGCTCAGGCGGCAATTTTGTGCATTTTTTTAGTACCCCTTTTACTTGCCATtgctttctttttctttttaactCACCTAAATTTTGTGCATTTTTTTCCAAAGAAAGCTCATGCAGCTGTTGTGTTTTGCAGTCGGCAATCTTGGGTATGCATTCAATTGTGAGCCGCCCAGCTGTTGTTGGAGGAGTGGTTGTTCCAAGGCCACTGATGTACATTGCTCTAACATATGACCATAGAATCATTGATGGAAGAGAGGCAGTGTTCTTTCTACGACGCATCAAAGATACTGTGGAGGACCCTCGCAGGCTTTTGCTCGACATATAAACGGAGTCTCAAAGTCAGTTAAAGTAAACTAAAAACCTGTCAGAATTCTAATACCATAATGGGCACCCTTTTGTTTGGCTCTTGAATTGCGGCGTGGTTTACAGTATTTATATTTATTGAGCAAGTTCTTTAGGATCAAATCTCAGTTTATCTGACATAAACTCAGCATGTTTGTACTTTCCTTTCACCTATTCCCTCAAAAAATTGAGGGTCCAGTTTTTGGCTCATAAATTGTTCGAAACGAAGCTTATTACGGATTCCCTGAAGTAATACTGCTGTTTAAGTTCATGGTACTATTTGCTACTACAATTTTGCAATAAAAgaaatattttgaattttttctttAAGGCTTTGTTGTAACAAGTTCAGGGTAGACATGGCAGCAAAACTTGCACCCGCGGGTATCCCCCGAGTTTGATGGGGAAAAACTTCTTTGGCTGGGTTTGAGTTTGGTTTGGGTATGCTACCTGCTCCTTTTTCGAGACTTTTATCTTTCTAAGAACACATACCCTCCAGGTGCATTTTATTAATGTTATGGTTGAAGTCACCACTTGTTTTGCTGGTATCGACCACTAATATTACATCCTAGTGTTGTATCTACTTTTCATAATTACGTTACAAGAACATCCCCTTTCAATGAATCGATTGTGTATGTTTGAATCAGCATTTCAATTGCCATTACTACATTTCAATGCACTTTTTATTTCAATGCATTTTTTAAAGTGATTTTAAGAAGTTTCAAGTTTTAACATCCGCGATAATGTGATTTGGTTGAATTTGACCCAATACCAAACACATACTTGATAGTATTTTGTATGAGAATTGCTCTCCAAAATCCTATAGGGTGTTTCCACAGCAACATGAGAAGTCACAACTGACTTTAGATTCTGAAGATGTATTTTAAGATGTTTTTTTTATATGTGCATATTGGTGAACCACTCTTATATTGTCAATTTAATTTAGAAATGTATATGTGAGATATTCCGGAGATGCACTTCTTCAAACTCAAGAATCTTGAATTGAGAAAGTCAAGAAAGATGTTACCGAAGCTATTATGGTTAACCTCAAGAATCTTGAATTGAGAAAGTCAAGAAAGATGTTACCGAAGCTATTATGGTTAACCTAACTCAAGGAATTCCTCAATCTCAATCACCTAATTTGCAAAATGTTTACTCAGATAGTTCTAGCTCATAACATTTAATGTGATTTCTGGAGGGCGCCCCAAACAATTTTGTGACAGAGGAAGCTATCATGGTGGTCGATCTAGAGGTCGTGGTGGTCAATTTGGCAATCACAGTTTGTTCAGTGTCAGATTTGCTACAAACCTGGACATGAAGCTAGCTATTGTTGTTATAGACACTCATATGAGCCCTATGGCAGTCATGGTTCCACTCAACAATTTACTTCTTATGGAGGTCCTTATTCAAACGTGTGGACATGTCCTCCCATACATCATAATGCAACTCCCAACGCCTTGCCACCCTTGCTTACAATAGTCAGTTCAATGCACTCAGGCCTGGTACCTTGATTCTGGAGCCACCCATCATGTCACGCTTGATGCCTATAACCTCATGAATGTTGTAAGTCTTCCTGGTTCAGATCAAGTGCATCTAGGCAATGGTCAAGGTTTGTCAATTCAGTCTTTTGGCTCAATGACCTTTTCCTCTAATTTCTACCCTAATACATATCTCAAATTAAATAACCTATTGTTAGTCCCTTCCATTACCAATAATTTAGCAAGTGTTAGCCAATTGCCATGGATAATTATGTATATTTTAAGTTTCATGCTAATGACTGTTTTATCAAAGGTCAGGTTTCTTCTAAAGTTCTATTAAGAGGCACTCTTGGGAGTGATGGCCTCTACAAGTATGACAATCTAGTCAAGCCCCCACCTCAAGCTCTCAATGTCTCAAGTCATCCAACTCAATGTCTCAAGTCATCAAACTCAGCCTAGTTCCAAGTTTACTTCTAATTTTGTTAAGTCACCCCTCTGTGATAACAATACTACTTGTATTTTCCCTATTTCCCCTAGCCAATATCATATATGACATTGTAGGTTGGCTCATCCCTAACATGAAACACTTAGGCATGTCCTTCACTTGTGTAATGTTCAAATTCCTAATAAAAACTCCTTTGATTTTTGTAATGCACGTTGTTTAGGCAAATCCCATAGGCTTCCcttgtagaagcaagcttcaatccaagaagtattttgatgaagacaacatgcATCATTGTAAAAAGAGAAGAGCTACAAAGATATTTCAAACATCAAGTATTCAAAGCCGCATATGCATttgatcaagcttctttttcaagtcaaccgtgtgcaagattgttgattcacttcttaggtatatctaactcactcttagattagtatacaagtgttcaacaatcatgatctgTATTTGCATCTTTTAACATAACCATGTGTTAACGCATTGAAATGCAAGACACATTTTTCTTAAggtatttttctgcatttcaacagtgttaaccggttaatcatatgggttaaccggttaacagtCCAGTTTTTTGAAATCCTGTGTTAACGTtgtatgcgttaaccggttaacccatatggttaaccggttaacactgttcgttgcagtgaaaatgtttttgaaaaattatatcttttcatcaatattcatgaagaaaatgatacctctttgaaaaggtgttttggcaatataaattcttgaattttcaaaatgaattttcacctccaagaattttcatacaaacttcaaataatcactctctcatattttccttcaatatttttcaaaagtgttcataataaaagtttcatctcattctattttttttgaacacttgtatattatccattgagtgaattatttatctaaggagaagatcaatcaagagaagattgataatactacaccTTGTTAAAATTATTCAAAGGaattatttctgtttgacttgtgatccaggattgttggacacaagggttggtgttgaagaggattgttcttcatacacttgtttatctataggttagatagtaggcatcaccgttTGTGTGAATATGCTGTACCATAATTTTAAttatagtgaaatctctttcgtgtgaaaggggagtggatgtaccttcggattgtgaagggaaccactataatttccggtgtctttttactttccgcaatttatttttccgcacttaaacaaaataaccaaaaaccggaaacaagatcgaagatttttttttaccacctaattcaccccccctcttaggcgcatttacaacttacatttggcatcagtgcaagttataggtaacctgttcctagagatccagcatggcttccgcaaacataaatccggttttcaaagacggtggaagtagcaacaagcccccactcttctccggagaatatttcgatttctggaaaattagaatgaaggcacatcttaaggcccaaggggaaggtatatgggaagcagttgaagaaggtccacacaaaccggtgaatgtggtgaatggagttggtatcccaaagttgaaaaacacttatgacgaagatgataagaaaaggattctgaatgagaagaaggcaatcaacatactccaaagcgctctcagtatggacgagttcttccgtatatctcaatgtaaatccgcaaaggagatttgggacaccttggttgaaacacatgaaggaaccaccgaagtaaagagatcgaggctaaacaccctaagtcaagaatatgagatgttccgcatgcagcccggtgaatctatagttgccttacaaaagagattcgtccatctaacaaatcacttgatcGCTCTGGGTAAAACTTTCActaatgatgatctcaacctgaaagtcctaagatctttgacaagagaatggcaaccgaaagtgaccgctatttcggaaaagaagagtctctcaacgatgacatccgcgtctctatttggaaaacttcaagaacacgaattaGAACTTAgaaggctcgagaagcacgaaagtcaagaaaagaagtccaagggaattgccttgaaggttgattcaaaaagggacaaagatgatgagacgtccgaagatgagaactttatgcttcttgtaaagaagcttggtaagttttttaataaaaataaaaattcctcttatcctaaaaagaataaccatttcaggaaaaaggaagcatccacatcaatgcaagacgttacgtgttatgaatgtggacaacaaggtcacataaagccggactgcccaaaacttgcaaagaaaggaggattcaaaggcaagaaggaattcaaaaacaaaaaagcttacgtcgcttgggacgataatgagatcggttcatcttcggaatcggaaagcgatgaatgtgcgaacatggctcttatggcttcacatcactccgatgaagaaatcgatgaggttagtagcaatttttcagtttatgacaatgacgcacaagatgttataaatgaactcctaaaagaatgcaagacattgtataaaagtatttcatcccaaaagaaacaaatttcatccttagaagaaaaaaatactgctttggaaaaatatattgaaagtggaaaacaaaagttgatggatgaaaaacaaagccttgcatgtaagaattgtgaatctttatcttttaaaattgttcaacttaaaagagttttagaaagatatgaaaaaggtcaaattgggttggaagaaattcttaagcaccaaaggtattctaatgacaaaagtggattaggatattctaagttttctaaaccaagcacaaataagaccatttttgttaaagcaagtgaacaagttgcaaaagagaaaataaacaattctaaaattatgcatcaaagtcataaaaagaaaatgattgctaagaagaagaattatgttcctagatatagaagtgattttcaacctacttgtttttattgtggaatcaaagggcacacacctaatgcttgttatgtgcgaaactttagcgttccaaaagggcattatgtgtgggttaaaaagggtactaactaccaaggacccaaagcaatttgggtacctaacaaaacttgattttgttttgtaggtatgcttgaagacaaccttgaatcaatggtatcttgatagcggttgttcaaagcatatgacgggcgacatcgacaaattttcacatctatctttaaaggcCAAAGGATATGTTACATACGGTGATGACACCAAAGGGAAGATCCTTGGAGTAGGAACCATTGAAGCACCTCCTTTTACCATCatcgaagatgtcctttatgttgaaggcctaaagcacaatttacttagcataagtcaattgtgtgacaaagggttccggatcaatttcacaaaagatgaatgtgtgatagagcatgaagtcacccatgacattttgctaaaaggtaaaagggttaataatatttttatgacttcttTTGATGATTCTTCCTTGAAGGTAAAATGCCTAATGACGAAAAACAACGAGgcttggctatggcataaaagattcgctcatatacacatggagcacatgaacaaattaataaagcatgatcttgtcgttggtcttccaaagattaagttcatcaaggaTAAGCTATGTGACGCATGCcaaaagggaaagcaaaccaagacaactttcaaatccaagaatgttgtatcttcgtcgaggccacttcaactcttgcacatggatctctttggtccatcaagaacgaaAAGTTTCGGAGGTAATGTTTACGGTTTGGTAATTGTTGATGACTTCTCTAGATATACGTGGCCTTTGTTTCTGGTACAGAAAAGCGATGCTTTCAAGGCTTTCAAAAAATATGCAAAACAAATTCAGAATGAGAAGTCTCTTTCAATAACCTCCATTAGAAGTGACCACGGGGGAGAATTTCAAAAcacattctttgaagaattttgcgaaaaacacggaatttcccacaacttcttcgcaccacgaacaccacaacaaaacggtgtcgtagagagaaagaatagatccttggtggaactcgcaagaacaatgctcagtgactccaaccttcctaaatatttttgggcggacgcagttagcacagcatgctttgttagcaaccgtgtcaacattcggccgattctcaaaaagactccgtatgagcttttcaaaggaaggaagcctaatatatccttctttcacatctttgggtgcaaatgttttgtcctcaacaatggaaaggacaaccttggtaagtttgatgagaaatccgacgaaggtatcttccttggctactccctatctagtaaggcatttagaattttcaataaaagaaCTCTTACTATTGAAGAATCAACGCATGTATgttttgatgaaactaacccctcgaaagaggataaCTTTGTTGTTGATGACGATGATTATATAATAGATGTGTCACAAAAGGAACTTTCAAATGTTCAATCAATTCCACAAGAAGATGGCTCACCAAtcattgaagaacatcatgatctaccgaaagaatggaaaactcatagagatcaccccatcgataaagttattggtgatattagccaaggcgttgcaacacgactaaatctcaaagatgcttgtctcaacatggcttttgtgtctcaaatagaaccaaccaaagttgatgaagccttaggcgacgatcaatggatagtagcaatgcaagaagaactcaaccaattcgaaagaaatcaagtttggagtcttgtaccaagaccggacaacaagcacatcattggaacaagatgggtcttcaagaacaaacttgatgagaatgggatcatagttcgtaacaaagcaagattggtcgcacaaggatacaaccaacaggaaggaattgattttgatgagacgttcgctccggtagcaaggttagaagcaATTCGATTATTACTTGCTTTTGCTTGTTCTATGAACTTTcaattgtttcagatggatgtcaaaagcgctttcctaaatggctatatcaatgaagaagtctatgtcaaacaacctccgggttttgaagacttcaagaacccttcacatgtttacaagttgaagaaagcactatatggtttaaagcaagcaccgagagcgtggtatgaccgcctcaacaactttctatgtgaaaagggatttgtaaaaggaaaggttgacaagactctgttcataaagaagatcaagggtaacaccttattggctcaagtctatgtcgacgacatcatcttcggttcaacaaataaagatctttgcgaagagttttcaatcatgatgcaaggagaattcgagatgtccatgatgggaaaattgaactattttcttggactacaaatcaagcaaaccaaggatggcatcttcatcaaccaatccaagtattgcaaggaattattgaaaagattcgatatggatagttgcaaagtgatgtccactcctatgggatccggaatgtacgttgatcaagatgaatccgggatgtcaatagatattacaaaatatcgaggtatgattggttcattactatatttgacggcaagccgtcctgacattatgtttagtgtatgtttgtgtgcacgctttcaagcaaacccgaaggaatcgcatctcaccgccgtgaagaggattatgaaatatctcaaaggaacaacgaacgtcggactatggtatccaaaaggtagtatatgctccttgattggttattctgacgctgactatgcaggctgtaagaccgatagaaaaagcacaagtggtacttgtcacattctcgggaatgcactagtgtcgtgggcatgcaagaagcaagcatgtgtcgcACTTAGCACGGCCGAAGCAGAGTACATTACAGCAGGCAGTTGTTGTGCACAAATTttatggcttaagcaacaacttctggattttggtgtagacctcggctgcattcctcttcgatgcgataacacatgtgccatcaacatcacaaagaacccggtcatgcattcaaggacgaagcacatagatatccgacatcatttccttcgagatcacgtgcttaacggagatgtagatgttacgttcgtggatacacataaccaactcgctgacatattcacaaaaccattggctaaagagcaattcttcaagattcggtgagaacttggtattctcaatgaaggtgacatctaaccttGTCTTCAAATTACTTGCTATGTGGTATAGTTGCTAAAAATGTGTTTACTTTCAGttgttatgttatgcaatgctagCACTTCTTTTTCGCCGCTTTCCGTCTGTCTTACTTTCGCATGTCCAAATATTATccgttttaaaatatttttaaatcgAAAGTTGCGTATTGATAAGTGCTAACACTGTGTGTAAAATTTTTGTAAAAATCTTTTCCCGATTCTTCAAAACGGAgctgctgtttttcttttatttttggaaaatttcagtccgttaaccggttaacggtataggttaaccggttaacacctcCAAAACAGCAACTCTGTTTTCGTTTTCAAATACAGACTTTTTAaaattaattgtttttattttattatgtGTGTTTATGTTCAATGCATGTGCTTTACTCTTTCACCTACACCTCATAACTCTCTCCTCCCTCATTACTCACCATAAACCCTTCATCTCTTTTCATTCAACTTTCAATCTTCTTGAGTGTTGTTTCTTTAAAGCACCATTAAACTCCACTCAACCATACCCACCTACTAACTCTCAAATCCTTTTCCAAAAATCCATCTCAAAACCCTAGAATCTCCACCTTCTTCATGGCTCCTCCAAGAATGGGAAAGGCTCCTGTATCATCATCTAGCAGTGAAGAGGAAGAGTTGAAAATGGAAACAGCCAAGAAAAGGAGAATGGATTTCAAAGTCAGGGTTAGACATCTGCTTAAGGGTAAGTATGTGAATCTCAAATCCTTCACTACCTTCTCTTTCCCTGAGCTGTTGAGATATCAAGGGTTGCATGCGTTCATAACCGATAATGGGAAAATTTACACTGATTTGGTAAAATCCTTTCTGAACCATCTTACTTTAAATCTGAATGATGATGATCAACATATGCTGTCTGCAACTGTGAGAGACTGTGAAATTGTTACAGACCTAAGGTCGTTGGCTGCGTCTCTTAAGATTCCCTATTCAGGATTTTTCCTTCGGAAAGGTGTTAATTATGATGAAGGAAAATGGGCCCAATATGATAAGATGGAATACTACTACTCTATCTGCAGATTTCCAAGGGAGGTTGTTGTGTCGGGACAACGCACTTCTCGCATACTCTGTT includes these proteins:
- the LOC127117669 gene encoding dihydrolipoyllysine-residue succinyltransferase component of 2-oxoglutarate dehydrogenase complex 1, mitochondrial, with protein sequence MFGVVRRRVASGGTSSLLGQSGLKLRSGPARVSSILEKEIALSSGGCRNVRNFSHITPGRWINSKPIRDVFHQEVSIWRRSFSSDNGDTVDVVVPPLAESIEDGTLAKFLKRPGDRVAVDEPIAQIETDKVTIDVSSPESGVILKLLANEGDTVEPGHKIAIISRSADATHVAPSESAPEKPAPKPTPKASEPEEKKAPKVETTTKEKPKAPAPQSSPSEPQLPPKERERRVPMTRIRKRVATRLKDSQNTYAMLTTFNEVDMSNLMKLRADYKDAFVERHGVKLGLMSGFIKAAVNALQHQPIINAVIDGDDIIYRDYIDISIAVGTPKGLVVPVIRNADTMNFADIEKQINTFAKKANAGTLSIDEMAGGTLTISNGGVYGSLLSTPIINPPQSAILGMHSIVSRPAVVGGVVVPRPLMYIALTYDHRIIDGREAVFFLRRIKDTVEDPRRLLLDI